One window of Epinephelus fuscoguttatus linkage group LG9, E.fuscoguttatus.final_Chr_v1 genomic DNA carries:
- the tnip1 gene encoding TNFAIP3-interacting protein 1 isoform X3, translated as MEGKGPYRIYDPGGSEVKAREEAGGGSSYRQLLEENSILRERMKGLKSLGDLLEESQSEASRLRQRVEELVRDNEALKSSSFAASLCMGGPIQTETQSKPCLHTTAEQREEQTSCLGKTLQPDKPNEALAEFEVVNVEGKTPDALTAGSVAGVIPVLPQENIELASQLKRLESSFSIFAEESNPNQLLAHLGRMAVEFHHLSSKVQKNEQRTSLLQTLCEQLRQENNELRKKMEEDHHIRNRDLEQLRQENQKLKELVTGGVPAAASSAAPSDTEVPEAKEEPVKEESAAVRPKMEATTPQKSGKAAEKTPTKPCDVEVYEKKIKLLEKQRKDVLEVNKQWDIQWNSMKSQFEQKITDLRQRLAESQKTVLELEAEREQRQRDYDKKLLLAKSKIENVQGEKECLNSETTELKQKIRYLQDQLLPLSKQREYQEKEIQRLNRALEEALNLHTPSSSQQPPGQGNFADAANNLKKQELLTQIAVLKEQVKIFEEDFRKERSDRERMNEEKEDLRRQVERLQGQITNLTNQLHQAQNECQRERTERCKLERLQMQHHKQGFPWQSSFPQPRGARAVGESSRPPPENADQSASAVAAAAAAAAAGFGKRERQNIDPGKH; from the exons ATGGAAGGGAAAGGCCCGTACCGCATCTATGATCCAGGTGGGAGTGAGGTCAAGGCCAGGGAGGAGGCCGGAGGGGGAAGCAGCTATCGACAGCTACTGGAGGAGAACAGCATACTGAGGGAGCGGATGAAGGGACTTAAGAGCTTAG GTGATTTGCTGGAAGAGTCTCAATCAGAGGCATCGAGGCTTCGGCAGCGAGTGGAGGAACTTGTGAGAGACAACGAGGCCCTCAAGTCCTCCAGCTTTGCCGCCAGTCTGTGTATGGGAGGGCCCATTCAGACTGAGACACAAA gTAAACCCTGTTTACACACCACTgcggagcagagagaggagcaaACAAGCTGTTTAGGGAAGACCCTTCAGCCTGACAAGCCCAAT GAGGCCTTAGCAGAGTTTGAGGTTGTGAATGTAGAAGGGAAGACTCCAGATGCCTTGACT GCCGGGTCAGTGGCAGGAGTAATCCCTGTCCTGCCTCAGGAGAACATCGAGTTAGCCAGCCAGCTGAAGAGACTAGAGAGCTCCTTCAGCATATTCGCAGAGGAGTCCAACCCCAACCAGCTCTTGGCTCACCTCGGTCGTATGGCGGTGGAGTTTCACCATCTTTCCTCGAAGGTCCAAAAGAATGAACAGCGGACTTCGCTCCTACAG ACTCTCTGTGAGCAGCTCAGACAAGAGAACAATGAGCTGCGAAAGAAAATGGAAGAGGATCATCATATCAGGAATCGTGACTTGGAACAGCTGAG ACAGGAGAATCAGAAACTTAAGGAGCTGGTCACAGGAGGAGTACCAGCAGCGGCATCATCCGCAGCGCCATCTGACACCGAAGTGCCGGAGGCCAAAGAGGAGCCTGTGAAGGAGGAATCAGCCGCTGTAAGACCCAAGATGGAGGCCACCACTCCGCAGAAG AGTGGAAAAGCTGCAGAGAAAACCCCAACTAAACCTTGTGATGTTGAGGTGTATGAAAAGAAGATCAAACTTTTGGAGAAGCAGAGAAAGGAT GTACTGGAGGTTAACAAGCAGTGGGACATTCAGTGGAACTCCATGAAGTCACAGTTTGAACAGAAG ATCACAGACCTCAGACAACGGCTGGCTGAGTCCCAGAAAACTGTGCTTGAGCTGGAGGCAGAGCGAGAGCAGAGGCAGCGCGACTATGACAAGAAGCTGCTCCTGGCCAAGTCTAAGATTGAAAATGTACAG GGAGAGAAGGAGTGTCTCAACTCTGAAACCACTGAGCTGAAGCAGAAGATTCGCTACCTGCAAGATCAGCTGCTGCCCCTCAGCAAACAGAGGGAGTACCAGGAGAAGGAGATCCAACGCCTCAACAGG GCTTTAGAGGAAGCCTTAAACCTGCACACCCCTTCATCCTCCCAACAACCACCTGGTCAGGGTAACTTTGCCGATGCAGCCAATAACCTGAAAAAACAGGAACTGCTCACTCAAATAGCTGTACTAAAGGAACAG gTGAAAATCTTTGAAGAAGACTTCAGAAAAGAGAGGAGTGACAGGGAGcgaatgaatgaggaaaaagAGGACTTGAGGCGGCAAGTTGAGAGACTCCAGGGTCAGATTACTAATTTGACCAATCAG CTTCATCAGGCACAGAACGAGTGTCAGAGAGAACGTACGGAGAGGTGTAAACTGGAGAGACTGCAGATGCAGCATCACAAACAG GGTTTTCCTTGGCAGTCGTCATTCCCACAGCCCAGAGGGGCCAGAGCAGTAGGAGAGAGTTCAAGACCACCACCAGAGAATGCAG atcAGTCCGCATCAGCAGTGGcagcggctgcagcagcagcggcggcaggATTTGGGAAAAGGGAGCGACAGAACATTGACCCTGGAAAGCACTAA
- the tnip1 gene encoding TNFAIP3-interacting protein 1 isoform X1 yields the protein MEGKGPYRIYDPGGSEVKAREEAGGGSSYRQLLEENSILRERMKGLKSLGDLLEESQSEASRLRQRVEELVRDNEALKSSSFAASLCMGGPIQTETQSKPCLHTTAEQREEQTSCLGKTLQPDKPNEALAEFEVVNVEGKTPDALTAGSVAGVIPVLPQENIELASQLKRLESSFSIFAEESNPNQLLAHLGRMAVEFHHLSSKVQKNEQRTSLLQTLCEQLRQENNELRKKMEEDHHIRNRDLEQLRQENQKLKELVTGGVPAAASSAAPSDTEVPEAKEEPVKEESAAVRPKMEATTPQKSGKAAEKTPTKPCDVEVYEKKIKLLEKQRKDVLEVNKQWDIQWNSMKSQFEQKITDLRQRLAESQKTVLELEAEREQRQRDYDKKLLLAKSKIENVQGEKECLNSETTELKQKIRYLQDQLLPLSKQREYQEKEIQRLNRALEEALNLHTPSSSQQPPGQGNFADAANNLKKQELLTQIAVLKEQVKIFEEDFRKERSDRERMNEEKEDLRRQVERLQGQITNLTNQLHQAQNECQRERTERCKLERLQMQHHKQGQQQERRTSDPTSGSVNGPLSPPYCGPFVQVGPQGLEGWPIHFPPRMPNAAGATAAAAAAPPPVRDFQPVTPGFPWQSSFPQPRGARAVGESSRPPPENADQSASAVAAAAAAAAAGFGKRERQNIDPGKH from the exons ATGGAAGGGAAAGGCCCGTACCGCATCTATGATCCAGGTGGGAGTGAGGTCAAGGCCAGGGAGGAGGCCGGAGGGGGAAGCAGCTATCGACAGCTACTGGAGGAGAACAGCATACTGAGGGAGCGGATGAAGGGACTTAAGAGCTTAG GTGATTTGCTGGAAGAGTCTCAATCAGAGGCATCGAGGCTTCGGCAGCGAGTGGAGGAACTTGTGAGAGACAACGAGGCCCTCAAGTCCTCCAGCTTTGCCGCCAGTCTGTGTATGGGAGGGCCCATTCAGACTGAGACACAAA gTAAACCCTGTTTACACACCACTgcggagcagagagaggagcaaACAAGCTGTTTAGGGAAGACCCTTCAGCCTGACAAGCCCAAT GAGGCCTTAGCAGAGTTTGAGGTTGTGAATGTAGAAGGGAAGACTCCAGATGCCTTGACT GCCGGGTCAGTGGCAGGAGTAATCCCTGTCCTGCCTCAGGAGAACATCGAGTTAGCCAGCCAGCTGAAGAGACTAGAGAGCTCCTTCAGCATATTCGCAGAGGAGTCCAACCCCAACCAGCTCTTGGCTCACCTCGGTCGTATGGCGGTGGAGTTTCACCATCTTTCCTCGAAGGTCCAAAAGAATGAACAGCGGACTTCGCTCCTACAG ACTCTCTGTGAGCAGCTCAGACAAGAGAACAATGAGCTGCGAAAGAAAATGGAAGAGGATCATCATATCAGGAATCGTGACTTGGAACAGCTGAG ACAGGAGAATCAGAAACTTAAGGAGCTGGTCACAGGAGGAGTACCAGCAGCGGCATCATCCGCAGCGCCATCTGACACCGAAGTGCCGGAGGCCAAAGAGGAGCCTGTGAAGGAGGAATCAGCCGCTGTAAGACCCAAGATGGAGGCCACCACTCCGCAGAAG AGTGGAAAAGCTGCAGAGAAAACCCCAACTAAACCTTGTGATGTTGAGGTGTATGAAAAGAAGATCAAACTTTTGGAGAAGCAGAGAAAGGAT GTACTGGAGGTTAACAAGCAGTGGGACATTCAGTGGAACTCCATGAAGTCACAGTTTGAACAGAAG ATCACAGACCTCAGACAACGGCTGGCTGAGTCCCAGAAAACTGTGCTTGAGCTGGAGGCAGAGCGAGAGCAGAGGCAGCGCGACTATGACAAGAAGCTGCTCCTGGCCAAGTCTAAGATTGAAAATGTACAG GGAGAGAAGGAGTGTCTCAACTCTGAAACCACTGAGCTGAAGCAGAAGATTCGCTACCTGCAAGATCAGCTGCTGCCCCTCAGCAAACAGAGGGAGTACCAGGAGAAGGAGATCCAACGCCTCAACAGG GCTTTAGAGGAAGCCTTAAACCTGCACACCCCTTCATCCTCCCAACAACCACCTGGTCAGGGTAACTTTGCCGATGCAGCCAATAACCTGAAAAAACAGGAACTGCTCACTCAAATAGCTGTACTAAAGGAACAG gTGAAAATCTTTGAAGAAGACTTCAGAAAAGAGAGGAGTGACAGGGAGcgaatgaatgaggaaaaagAGGACTTGAGGCGGCAAGTTGAGAGACTCCAGGGTCAGATTACTAATTTGACCAATCAG CTTCATCAGGCACAGAACGAGTGTCAGAGAGAACGTACGGAGAGGTGTAAACTGGAGAGACTGCAGATGCAGCATCACAAACAG GGGCAGCAGCAGGAAAGACGTACCTCAGACCCCACGTCAGGCTCAGTGAACGGCCCGCTGAGCCCTCCCTACTGTGGTCCCTTTGTGCAGGTGGGACCGCAGGGCCTTGAGGGCTGGCCCATACACTTCCCTCCCCGGATGCCCAATGCAGCAGGCGCCACAGCAGCAGCCGCCGCAGCGCCGCCCCCTGTACGAGACTTCCAGCCTGTTACCCCG GGTTTTCCTTGGCAGTCGTCATTCCCACAGCCCAGAGGGGCCAGAGCAGTAGGAGAGAGTTCAAGACCACCACCAGAGAATGCAG atcAGTCCGCATCAGCAGTGGcagcggctgcagcagcagcggcggcaggATTTGGGAAAAGGGAGCGACAGAACATTGACCCTGGAAAGCACTAA
- the gpx3 gene encoding glutathione peroxidase 3, translating into MRLFLPQLLLLGLLRPCTAGAPLTQLCEPTDRTIYNYHAKTLNNSHTVNFSDYKGKSVLFINVATYUGYTYQYVELNALHEEMKPLGLTVLGFPCNQFGKQEPGKNHEIPPALKFVRPGNGFVPNFLLFEKGDVNGRNEQDIFTFLKNSCPPVGDLLGNPTSMFWEPVKLSDIKWNFEKFLVGPDGKPVKRWHPSVNISEVKADIRKYLLQLYTQEMFN; encoded by the exons ATGCGGCTCTTCTTAccgcagctgctgctgctcggtCTGCTGCGACCCTGCACCGCCGGAGCCCCACTCACACAG CTTTGTGAGCCCACAGATAGAACCATTTACAATTACCACGCAAAGACTCTGAACAACAGTCACACTGTGAACTTCAGTGACTACAAGGGCAAGAGTGTCCTCTTCATCAATGTGGCCACGTACTGAGGGTACACCTACCAGTATGTGG AACTGAATGCACTACACGAGGAGATGAAACCTCTTGGACTCACCGTTCTCGGCTTCCCCTGCAACCAATTTGGGAAACAGGAACCGGGGAAAAACCATGAAATTCCACCAGCGTTAAA GTTTGTAAGACCAGGCAATGGATTTGTTCCAAACTTCCTGCTGTTCGAGAAAGGTGATGTGAATGGAAGAAATGAGCAAGACATTTTCACTTTCCTTAAG AACTCCTGCCCTCCAGTCGGAGACCTCTTGGGTAACCCCACCAGCATGTTCTGGGAGCCTGTGAAGCTCAGCGACATCAAGTGGAACTTTGAGAAGTTTCTGGTGGGACCGGATGGGAAGCCGGTGAAGAGATGGCACCCAAGCGTCAACATTTCGGAGGTCAAAGCTGACATCCGCAAATACCTGCTCCAGCTGTACACACAGGAGATGTTTAATTAG
- the tnip1 gene encoding TNFAIP3-interacting protein 1 isoform X2: MEGKGPYRIYDPGGSEVKAREEAGGGSSYRQLLEENSILRERMKGLKSLGDLLEESQSEASRLRQRVEELVRDNEALKSSSFAASLCMGGPIQTETQSKPCLHTTAEQREEQTSCLGKTLQPDKPNEALAEFEVVNVEGKTPDALTAGSVAGVIPVLPQENIELASQLKRLESSFSIFAEESNPNQLLAHLGRMAVEFHHLSSKVQKNEQRTSLLQTLCEQLRQENNELRKKMEEDHHIRNRDLEQLRQENQKLKELVTGGVPAAASSAAPSDTEVPEAKEEPVKEESAAVRPKMEATTPQKSGKAAEKTPTKPCDVEVYEKKIKLLEKQRKDVLEVNKQWDIQWNSMKSQFEQKITDLRQRLAESQKTVLELEAEREQRQRDYDKKLLLAKSKIENVQGEKECLNSETTELKQKIRYLQDQLLPLSKQREYQEKEIQRLNRALEEALNLHTPSSSQQPPGQGNFADAANNLKKQELLTQIAVLKEQVKIFEEDFRKERSDRERMNEEKEDLRRQVERLQGQITNLTNQLHQAQNECQRERTERCKLERLQMQHHKQVGPQGLEGWPIHFPPRMPNAAGATAAAAAAPPPVRDFQPVTPGFPWQSSFPQPRGARAVGESSRPPPENADQSASAVAAAAAAAAAGFGKRERQNIDPGKH, from the exons ATGGAAGGGAAAGGCCCGTACCGCATCTATGATCCAGGTGGGAGTGAGGTCAAGGCCAGGGAGGAGGCCGGAGGGGGAAGCAGCTATCGACAGCTACTGGAGGAGAACAGCATACTGAGGGAGCGGATGAAGGGACTTAAGAGCTTAG GTGATTTGCTGGAAGAGTCTCAATCAGAGGCATCGAGGCTTCGGCAGCGAGTGGAGGAACTTGTGAGAGACAACGAGGCCCTCAAGTCCTCCAGCTTTGCCGCCAGTCTGTGTATGGGAGGGCCCATTCAGACTGAGACACAAA gTAAACCCTGTTTACACACCACTgcggagcagagagaggagcaaACAAGCTGTTTAGGGAAGACCCTTCAGCCTGACAAGCCCAAT GAGGCCTTAGCAGAGTTTGAGGTTGTGAATGTAGAAGGGAAGACTCCAGATGCCTTGACT GCCGGGTCAGTGGCAGGAGTAATCCCTGTCCTGCCTCAGGAGAACATCGAGTTAGCCAGCCAGCTGAAGAGACTAGAGAGCTCCTTCAGCATATTCGCAGAGGAGTCCAACCCCAACCAGCTCTTGGCTCACCTCGGTCGTATGGCGGTGGAGTTTCACCATCTTTCCTCGAAGGTCCAAAAGAATGAACAGCGGACTTCGCTCCTACAG ACTCTCTGTGAGCAGCTCAGACAAGAGAACAATGAGCTGCGAAAGAAAATGGAAGAGGATCATCATATCAGGAATCGTGACTTGGAACAGCTGAG ACAGGAGAATCAGAAACTTAAGGAGCTGGTCACAGGAGGAGTACCAGCAGCGGCATCATCCGCAGCGCCATCTGACACCGAAGTGCCGGAGGCCAAAGAGGAGCCTGTGAAGGAGGAATCAGCCGCTGTAAGACCCAAGATGGAGGCCACCACTCCGCAGAAG AGTGGAAAAGCTGCAGAGAAAACCCCAACTAAACCTTGTGATGTTGAGGTGTATGAAAAGAAGATCAAACTTTTGGAGAAGCAGAGAAAGGAT GTACTGGAGGTTAACAAGCAGTGGGACATTCAGTGGAACTCCATGAAGTCACAGTTTGAACAGAAG ATCACAGACCTCAGACAACGGCTGGCTGAGTCCCAGAAAACTGTGCTTGAGCTGGAGGCAGAGCGAGAGCAGAGGCAGCGCGACTATGACAAGAAGCTGCTCCTGGCCAAGTCTAAGATTGAAAATGTACAG GGAGAGAAGGAGTGTCTCAACTCTGAAACCACTGAGCTGAAGCAGAAGATTCGCTACCTGCAAGATCAGCTGCTGCCCCTCAGCAAACAGAGGGAGTACCAGGAGAAGGAGATCCAACGCCTCAACAGG GCTTTAGAGGAAGCCTTAAACCTGCACACCCCTTCATCCTCCCAACAACCACCTGGTCAGGGTAACTTTGCCGATGCAGCCAATAACCTGAAAAAACAGGAACTGCTCACTCAAATAGCTGTACTAAAGGAACAG gTGAAAATCTTTGAAGAAGACTTCAGAAAAGAGAGGAGTGACAGGGAGcgaatgaatgaggaaaaagAGGACTTGAGGCGGCAAGTTGAGAGACTCCAGGGTCAGATTACTAATTTGACCAATCAG CTTCATCAGGCACAGAACGAGTGTCAGAGAGAACGTACGGAGAGGTGTAAACTGGAGAGACTGCAGATGCAGCATCACAAACAG GTGGGACCGCAGGGCCTTGAGGGCTGGCCCATACACTTCCCTCCCCGGATGCCCAATGCAGCAGGCGCCACAGCAGCAGCCGCCGCAGCGCCGCCCCCTGTACGAGACTTCCAGCCTGTTACCCCG GGTTTTCCTTGGCAGTCGTCATTCCCACAGCCCAGAGGGGCCAGAGCAGTAGGAGAGAGTTCAAGACCACCACCAGAGAATGCAG atcAGTCCGCATCAGCAGTGGcagcggctgcagcagcagcggcggcaggATTTGGGAAAAGGGAGCGACAGAACATTGACCCTGGAAAGCACTAA